The genomic region CAATCCGGCACAGATCTCCTTTAGGCTGGACATCATTCCTGTATTCAAAGAGgagatataaaaatatgaaaactttagatatacatttaaaatatatctcTGTGAGGTTTATACTTACAAGTTCTTTACGGATTTGTCCGTCGTTCACAGGAAGAATTACAGAGGTTTATATGAACACTGCCCTGTTGACCATCTAACCTCCTCCCCATCACTCCATTGGTCAGTGTACTTGGTTTTCCCTCTAGTCTCATCCAATAAGAAACTTCAGATATCTGTGAGGCAATCAATGAACAAGCCAAACATGATATGGCACtttgacaaaaacataaaatcaacCCCTCCAGCTCAGAAACATCATCAATTTCATTTTACTGACCATGGATGATTGACTCCGAGGCACTGAAAAAAATTCCACCATGGTCAAATTTTACAGATCACATTTAAGTAGAGCCTTGACTAAAAGACACATTGACCCACATGTCATTACAAACCTATATGACCTTCTTTAATCTGTCATGTGGAATACGGATGTTAGATGGTATGTTTTGAATCAAAGattttaaatttcaaattttTATGTAATCTCAAACTTTCAGACTCTGTGAAAGGTGATTCATTAACCTTCCTTAAATTACTTTGATACTGTTTGACTAAAACAACAcacaattatataaaatatactaaATGACCAAACAAAATATAATTCATCATTATGTAACTcaattaattaatcaaaatacAATTCCCGACTAGGGATTTACATAGAATCAGAAGTCTTTTCTATAGTCAACTGATAGTCGAAACATGTTTGTGGGGCAGTAGGGGCAAAATACATTAAAGAGTCAAGTAGTCAGACATTAGACAATCATAAATACTTAAGTTAAAACACAAGGAAAATGTGTAACGGCCACCTTGGAGATGCAAATGGGGTaaatcattttttatgttttgattAAAAGATTAACATTAGCCAGCCACATATCATGTTGTTTATTACTTCTCAGAGCTGATGAAACCAGAGATTTGcactaaaaaaatacaaataatccaCAGATAAGATGAAATCAACAGATGCAAGGAGTATTCAGTGAAATTCATGTGCATGTTTGCTCTAactgtatccacctttttctttaatgcaCAACTAAgcatatgggtgagacttccgctTCATAAAGAAGGGAAATAAAgaaaagaataacaacgtgcagtaaatggtaaaactgtttgcactacaaaccagtgtgctcataattactatattaaaataatatggcaagacacactaatttgcacagctaaaaatatctggacGCTGATGAGACCAAAAGCCAGGCCCATAAACTTTACAAATGGCTTTGCCCACTCTTATGGTAAGAAAAATAGTGGATAGCGGCTAATGAATCGGTTAATGAAGTCTCACTCATAGGCTTACATCcgtgttaaagaaaaaggtggatagggaAATAAATCTCACCCTCCCCATATAGCCAAAATGGCATGATCCTGGTTTCATAACACCTAAACACCCTCAGGTACCATGTTTGACACACATTTGTCTCAGTAGACTTAACATCATACACTTTCAAAATTTACACTTGGATTAAGTTGATTGTAGGAACAAAAtagaacaaaaagtaaaaaagcagtatcaaccttatttttcccgtaagagcgggcacggccatttgtaaattttatgggtctggctttcagttttatccgcatccagctatttctatctgtacaaaacagctccttttgctgcttgatattgaaaattagtctgtcttaccatattattttaatgtattatcttatttatgaacacactggtttgtagtccaaactgttttactgttcttcttctgcgttgaagaataaggtggataaaaaaAGAACACAAAATGTATAAATATGAACTTGATATTTTCCAGAACACACTATAAGAGACAGAGCTCAACAAAATGTCATTTCATTTCAAAACATGTTGTATTTTTCAAGATATCATGTTTAACCTGATCATAACAAGTTTTGGAAAATACATCTTCTTAAATAGATAATAGTAAAGAAAAAATGTGGAATAAGAGATGGTTGTTCTTCAATTTTAACTAGCTACGGGCAGCTGTGAAGGCATATCATTTGTCTCAGTGGGCAGAGGGTCAGACTCTTTGCTTGTGCTAAAGTCAGAGATAGAAGGAGAGTCGTTTTGTTCGGCATCTGCTCCGGGATTTGCACTTTGAAGATCATCTTCCTGAGGGAATAATTCAGGATGTTCCCGAAAACACTCCTGCATGCTTCTGAACTGGTCCAGGCAGTCTGAACCCTTCATCTCTTCTTGACTATAGTGGAAGCAGGTAAATGCAGTCTTAAACTGCTCGCCACACACTCCACTCGCCATCCCCCCTAAACACGGACAGTCCCAGTTTATCTCACCACTCGACAAGATGAGACCTGAACACAAATAAGGAAGTGAGGTGGATATAAAATATGTTACACAGTATAATCTCAGAAAGAAAGTATCCTTTTCTAgctacaataccagtcaaaaatttttaaacagtaagatttgtctGCAAgtaagaagtctgttctgctcaccaagtctgtatacagcaaaaacagtacagtacagtgaaatgtttttactatttaaaataaccgttttcaatttgaataaattttaaattttcagcatcattattccagtcttcagtgtcacacgaaccttcaaaaatcattctaatatgctgatttgctgctcattatttatttattatcaatatttaaaacaattgagtacattttttcaggattttttgatgaatagaaagatccaaagatcagcatttatctgacataaaaagcttttgtaacattatacactataccattcaaaagtttgtagtcagtataatttttttttttggggggggggaggggggggattatagaaattgatacttttatttagcaaagatgcttatgataaagacatgtataatgttacaaaagactattttcgataaatgctgttcttctgaatgttctattcatcaaagaaatctgaaaaaaatctacttcaacataataataataataataataataataataataataataatatgtataataatactgttttctgagcagcaaatcagaatattagaatgatttctgaatggtCATGTGCCttgagcaatgatgctaaaatttgaACTTTgaattgaaatcacaggaataaattacattttaaaatatattcaaatagaaaacagttattttaaacagtaaaagcatttcaaaatgttactgtttttgctgtactttggatcaaataaatgcaggcttggtgagcagaagagacttatttaattaaaaaaacattacaaatcttactcttcgaaaccttttgactggtagtgtatctaaaATATAATGCAGATTAactatcatcttttgtgtttcatCTCTCACCTTTTTCTTCATGGTCCTCATTGGCATCCTCCTCGACCAGTTTCACAGTGCTAGGAATTTCATGCTCTTCCTTGGTAACAAATATAACTTGGTCCTTCCCTGTAAAGTGGTAATGATGATTATTTAATAGTTGTCAAGTAAGCTAATaactaataatatttaaaaaatgaaatatacctCTTTATTTCAAATCACTGGTGTTAGCAAtgtaaaaaacaatgtttttttttttaataaaatagctgTGATAAACTACTTCTAATGCCAGAATTCAGATGTACACATTTCATTTACCCATCACGTTACATTGTATATGTT from Garra rufa chromosome 12, GarRuf1.0, whole genome shotgun sequence harbors:
- the chchd4b gene encoding coiled-coil-helix-coiled-coil-helix domain containing 4b → MTAINREGKDQVIFVTKEEHEIPSTVKLVEEDANEDHEEKGLILSSGEINWDCPCLGGMASGVCGEQFKTAFTCFHYSQEEMKGSDCLDQFRSMQECFREHPELFPQEDDLQSANPGADAEQNDSPSISDFSTSKESDPLPTETNDMPSQLPVAS